The Streptomyces sp. NBC_00569 genomic sequence GTTCCAGTACCGGGTCAAGTCCTACGACGACGATCGCACCGCCGTCGTCCTGTGGGAGCACGGGGAGGCGCGGTGACGTTCCACAACGGCGCCGATCTCCCGTACAGCGGGCTCAAGCTGCTCGGCAAGATCGGGGACGGCGGGCAGGGTGAGGTGCACGCGGTCGGCGGCCCCGGTGACCTGCTCTACAAGAGCTACCGCGAGCCGCACAAGGTCGACGGATCGTCCCTGGCGGCCCTGGTGGCGTACCGTCAGGCTCTTGCCGCCGCCGACAGGGACCGCCTCGACGCGGAGACCGCGTGGCCGCTGTGCCGGGTCCTCGACGCGGGGACGGTCACCGGGTTCCTGATGCGCAGGGCTCCGGCGACCACCAACTGGCGTACTCCCAAAGGCGATACGAAGCTCATCGAGCTGTCCTATCTGCTCCGTGAGCCCAAGGCGGCCTGGCAGGCCGTGCCGCAGCCGGAGCCGGACGCCCGGCTCGGGATCGCCGTCGCCCTGACCGGGCTGTTCGGGCGGCTGCACGCGGCGGGGCTCGTGGTCGGTGACCTGTCGCAGGCCAATGTGCTGTGGACCCTCACGCCCGAGCCCGCCGTCTTCCTGCTCGACTGCGACGGGATCCGGCTCGTCGGCCGGCCCGCCGTGCTCGACCAGGCGGACACCCCTGACTGGCACGACCCGCTCGCCCCGGCCGGGACGGCCACCGTCGACAGCGACCGGTACAAGGCGTCACTGATGATCGGGCGGGTGCTGATGCGGGACCCGTACGCGCATCCGGGCCGGCCGATGGCGCCGCTCTCCGGAGTCCTCGACGACCGGCGCGAGGCGGCGGTGCGCGGTCTCTGGGCCCGTGCGGCCGGTCCCTACGGGAGCCGGCCCGATCTCGGGCAGTGGCAGACCGCGCTCGCCGGGCGCGAGACGATCAAGCTGATCGCGGCCGCTCCGGCACCCCGCCCCGTGGTCGACCGCTCGATGTTCGACACCGCCCGGCAGCGCGGCACGATACAGCTGAACGGCCGGGGAGGACCGGGGCAGCCGGCCTGAGCCGGGGATCCGGCCGGCCAACTGCCCCGTTCTCTCGCGTCAGTTGCCCGAGACCGTCACGGTCTCGTCGTTCTTGAGCTCGCCCACCAGCTGCTTGACCTTGGTCTTGTCCCAGACGAGGTTGCCGTTGACGGAGCCGGAGACCGGCATGTTCATCGACTTGCCGTCGCCGCCCGTGACGCCCTTCATGGCGAAGAACATCGAGCCCAGGTCCCACAGGCTCATGTCCTTGTCGACCACGAGCGAGTCGAGGCCCGCGCCCATCGTCGGGTAGAGCTTGAACGGGTTCATGACCGTCGACGGAGTGGCCACCTGGTGGGCCAGCGCCGACAGGAACGCCTGCTGGTTCTTGGTGCGCTGGAGGTCGCTCGCCGCGAACGCGTGGCGGGTACGGACGAAGGCCAGGGCCTGCTGGCCGTTCAGCGTCTGCTTGCCCTTCTGGAAGTCGGCTCCGGACCACTTGTCCTTGAAGCCCTCCTTCAGGTTCATCTCGACGCCGCCGACCGCGTCCACGATCTTCGCGAAGCCGCCGAAGCCGATCTCCGCGTAGTGGTCGATGTGCAGCCCCGTGTTGAACTCGACGGTCCGCACGAGCAGTTCGGGGCCGTCCTCCGCGTAGGCGGCGTTGAGCTTCACCTGGCGGCCCTGGTTCGGGTAGAGCTTGCCGGAGTCCGAGCCCTTGTAGGACGGGATGGTGACGTTCGAGTCACGCGGCAGGGAGATCATCGTGCTGCCGTTGTCGCCGGTGTGCAGGATCATCATCGTGTCCGTGCGCTTGCCCTCGGCGGACCCGGTGTGCAGCTTCTTCTTCTCCTCGGCGGACATCCCGGCCCGGCTGTCGGTGCCGACTATGAGGTAGTTCGTGCCCTTACCGGTCTCGGGCCGTTCTATGACCTTGGAGAGGTCGACGTCACGGTGGAGCTTGGAGTCGGCCCAGAAGTACGTGCCGATGCTCACACCGGCGAACACGACGACGAGGGTGAGGACGGTCCACTTGATGCGCCGGCGCCAGTTCGGCCGAGGCCGCGGGGGCGCGTACCCGTCGGCCGGGTCGTTGTCGTTCGGTACGTAGCCGCCGCCGCGGCGCCCGCCGCCACCGCCGTAGACCTGGCCGGTGTTGTAGCCGCTGTCGTACTGGTCCCCGTGGCCCTCGCCGTAGGAGGGCTGCGCCGGGACCGTGGGCCGGGGCGGCGCGGAGCGGCGGGAACCGCCGCCCTGTCCGCGCTGCACATGCGGCATCGCGCGGGCGCCCTCGGGGCGCGCGCTGGCACTGCCGCGACCGTAACCGCGGTCGCCGCCGCCCTGACTTTCGCCCCAACCCTCTGGCCAATCGTTCATGGCCCCAGTGTGCAGTCCTGGACTGTGCGCCCCACAAGGGTGGGTGGCGAATCGGGTCGGGGCTGTTGCAGAGCTGACACAAAGCAGCCCGTGTCCTGCCCGGCATAAGGTGGAGGCCATGACAGACCAGGCCCGCGGCACGGAATCCGAAATTCCGGGTAAGCCGACCTCAGCTTCCCGTACGACGTTGTCGCACATCATGACCCACAACGACACCAACCTGCTCGGAACGGTACATGGTGGCGTGATCATGAAACTGGTCGACGACGCGGCGGGCGCGGTGGCCGGACGGCACTCGGGCGGACCCGCCGTCACCGCCTCCATGGACGAGATGGTCTTCCTGGAGCCGGTGCGCGTGGGAGACCTGGTCCATGTGAAGGCACAGGTCAACTGGACGGGCCGCACCTCCATGGAGGTAGGGGTCCGGGTTCTGGCCGAACGCTGGAACGAGTCGACTCCGGCCCAGCAGGTCGGCTCCGCGTACCTCGTGTTCGCCGCGGTCGACGCCGACGGCAAGCCCCGCTCGGTGCCGCCCGTGCTCCCGGAGAGCGAGCGCGACAAGCGGCGTTACCAGGAGGCCCAGATCCGCCGCCAGCACCGGCTCGCACGTCGCCGCGCGATCAGGGAACTGCGGGAACAGCGCGCGGCCGACGGCATCGAGGACTAGGGCCTTCCGCTCGGCGGCGGGGCGTCAGCCGCACACGACCTGGTCCCCGGTGATCGCCCCGAACTCGCCCTGGCGGACGTCCTCGGCCCGCACCGCGCTGACCGCCTTGAAGTCGGGGCCCGCCACCACCTTCAGTACCGGGCCCTGTCCGTTCACGGCCTGGAGCTGCGCGCCCGGCAGCGCCGTCGCCAGCGCCTTCGCCGACCGGTCCCAGCGCGGGTCGTAGAGAACCACCGTGTGCTGGGCGGTGCGCTGTGCCGCGTTCATCGGCGTACCGCTCGTGCGGAACCCCGTCCCCCGCAGCGCCGCGTCCACCTTCCTGCCGAGACCCGGTGTCATCGTGCCGTTCTCGACCTGGACGCGGATCTGCTGCGGGGCGACGCCGACGACCGTCTCCTTCTTCTTCGTGCGGCGCACGGCGAGCGGCTTGTCCTCGCGCAGCGCCTTGAACAGCTTCCCGGACTTCGCCGGGTCCCACTTCACCGTCGAGCCGATGCCCGGGACCGGGAAGCTGACGTTGCCGATCGGCACGGTCGTGAACTCCGACGACGACGGTGAGAACCCCCGCATCGCCTGCCCGAGCTCGACCATCTGGTCCGTGCCGAACCCCCGGTCCGCGCGCACGGAGCTGAGCAGGGTGCGCGCCACATCACGGAACTTGACCGGGTTCAGGAGCACCCCGGACGACGTGGTCTTCGCGATGAGCGCGGCGAGGAAGCGCTGCTGGCGCTGCATCCGGCCCACGTCGCCCGCCCCGTCGGCGTGCCGGGCGCGCACGTACTGGAGGGCCTGGCCGCCGTCGAGGGTGTGCGTGCCGACGGCCATGTCGAGCCCGGTGTACGAGTCCTTGAGCGGCTTGGCCGTGCAGATCTGGACGCCGCCGAGCACGTCCACCGTCTTCATGAAGCTGGTGAAGTCGACCTCGAGATAGTGGTCGATCTTCACCCCGGTCATGTGCTCGACGGTGCGCACGGTCAGATGGGGCCCGCCCTCCGCATACGCCGCGTTGATCTTCACCGGGTGCTGGTAGTGCTGCTCGCCCGTCGTCCCGTCGGTGTGCGCGGGGATCTCGGCGTACGAGTCCCGGGGCAGGCTGACGATGCTCGCGCGGTCCCGGTCGGCGGAGAGGTGCACGATCATGATCGTGTCCGTGCAGTGACAGGGCGCACCGCCCAGCCGGTACTTCTGCTTCTCCGCCGGGGTGATGTTGTCGCGACCGTCGGTGCCCACGAGCAGCACGTTCATCCCGTGACCGCCGGAGGGCCGGTTCTTCATGTCCTTGAAGGGGTCGACGCGGTTGATCTCGGTGTCGAGCCCGGTGACGACCGCGTGCCCGATCCCGCCGGCCGCGAGAACCGTGACCGAGACCGCCGTCGCCACCCGCATGGCCCACCGGGGCTTCTTCCTCCGTACGGGGGCGGGCACGGGGGGACGGCCGCGCTCCTGCCGTGGGGGACGTGGTGGGCGTGCGGGGGAGCGGGTCGGCGGACTGGGCACGTGGGGGACACCTCCGAGAAGGTGGGCGTGGGATCGCGAGCACCGTAGGCCCGTACGATCTCCTGCCCGCGGTAGTGACCACGGCGGCGCGCGCCGGTGTCCCCCATTAGCGGTAACGTGACGCCTGATGAACGCGAATTCCGACAAGCAGCTTCCGCCCGTATCGGTGATCATGCCCGTCCTCAACGAGGAGCGGCACCTGCGCGGAGCCGTCGAGGCGATCCTGGCGCAGGAGTACGGCGGCGAGATGGAGGTCGTGGTCGCGCTCGGCCCCTCCTCGGACCGCACGGACGAGATCGCCGCGGAGCTCGTCCGCGAGGATCCCCGG encodes the following:
- a CDS encoding LCP family protein, translated to MPSPPTRSPARPPRPPRQERGRPPVPAPVRRKKPRWAMRVATAVSVTVLAAGGIGHAVVTGLDTEINRVDPFKDMKNRPSGGHGMNVLLVGTDGRDNITPAEKQKYRLGGAPCHCTDTIMIVHLSADRDRASIVSLPRDSYAEIPAHTDGTTGEQHYQHPVKINAAYAEGGPHLTVRTVEHMTGVKIDHYLEVDFTSFMKTVDVLGGVQICTAKPLKDSYTGLDMAVGTHTLDGGQALQYVRARHADGAGDVGRMQRQQRFLAALIAKTTSSGVLLNPVKFRDVARTLLSSVRADRGFGTDQMVELGQAMRGFSPSSSEFTTVPIGNVSFPVPGIGSTVKWDPAKSGKLFKALREDKPLAVRRTKKKETVVGVAPQQIRVQVENGTMTPGLGRKVDAALRGTGFRTSGTPMNAAQRTAQHTVVLYDPRWDRSAKALATALPGAQLQAVNGQGPVLKVVAGPDFKAVSAVRAEDVRQGEFGAITGDQVVCG
- a CDS encoding acyl-CoA thioesterase; its protein translation is MTDQARGTESEIPGKPTSASRTTLSHIMTHNDTNLLGTVHGGVIMKLVDDAAGAVAGRHSGGPAVTASMDEMVFLEPVRVGDLVHVKAQVNWTGRTSMEVGVRVLAERWNESTPAQQVGSAYLVFAAVDADGKPRSVPPVLPESERDKRRYQEAQIRRQHRLARRRAIRELREQRAADGIED
- a CDS encoding LCP family protein, which produces MNDWPEGWGESQGGGDRGYGRGSASARPEGARAMPHVQRGQGGGSRRSAPPRPTVPAQPSYGEGHGDQYDSGYNTGQVYGGGGGRRGGGYVPNDNDPADGYAPPRPRPNWRRRIKWTVLTLVVVFAGVSIGTYFWADSKLHRDVDLSKVIERPETGKGTNYLIVGTDSRAGMSAEEKKKLHTGSAEGKRTDTMMILHTGDNGSTMISLPRDSNVTIPSYKGSDSGKLYPNQGRQVKLNAAYAEDGPELLVRTVEFNTGLHIDHYAEIGFGGFAKIVDAVGGVEMNLKEGFKDKWSGADFQKGKQTLNGQQALAFVRTRHAFAASDLQRTKNQQAFLSALAHQVATPSTVMNPFKLYPTMGAGLDSLVVDKDMSLWDLGSMFFAMKGVTGGDGKSMNMPVSGSVNGNLVWDKTKVKQLVGELKNDETVTVSGN